The sequence CATGATCAGGAGCAGCGGCGCCGCGATGATGGCGAAGCGAATGCGCGTCAGCCGGGCGATGAGCGGCGTGATGGCGAAGCAGATCAGGGCGCCCGCGACGGAGGCGAGGGCGACGCTCCAGACGATGACGTACATCAGCTCCGGATTCTCGCGCACGAGGCGCGGGCCCGGATAGAAGCCGAAGGAGAACAGCGCCCCGAGAAACACGGCGGCGGCCGGCCCGCCGGGGACGCTGAACAGGAGCGTCGGGACGAGATCGGAGATCACGGTGGCGTTGTTGGCCCCTTCCGCCGCCGCGACGCCGCGGATCTCCCCCTTGCCGAAGCGGCTCTTGTCCTTGGCCGAGCGCATGGCGTGGCCGTAGGCGACCCAGGTCGAGGCGCTCGCGCCGACGGCCGGCACGAAGCCGCCGAAGACGCCGATCAGGGCGGAGCGGACCACGAGCCAGCGATGGCGCACGAAGGCGCGGGCGCCCTCCCGCCAGTCCCCGAGCGGAGCGCGCTCGTTGGAGATGCCGCCCCCGGAGGCGAGCATGCCGACCACCTCGGCCACCGCGAACAGGCCGAGCGCGACGATGGTGAGGGACAGGCCGTCGGCGAGGTAGGGCTGGCCGAAGGTGAAGCGGAAGTCGACGGCCGCGGGCGCGGCGCCGATCGTGCCGAGGAGGATGCCGAAGGCCGCCGCGGCGAGACCCACCGCGATGTCCTTGCCCACCATGCCGGCCGCGAAGACGAGGCCGACGATGGCGAACATCAGGAGCTCCGGCGTGCCGAGCGCGAGCACGAGCGGGCCGGCGACGGGGATCGCGAGCGACAGGATGACCGCGCCGAACAGCCCGCCGACCATGGAGGCGAGGAAGCCGACGCCGAGAGCGGTCGCCGCCTTGCCCTCGCGGGCGAGCGCGTGGCCCTCGATGGCGGTCGGCGCCGAGGCCGGCGAGCCGGGCGCGCCGACGAGCACCGAGGTGATGGTGTCGGAGGTGTAGATCACCGAGATCGCCCCGAGCAGCAGGGCGAGGCCGGCATAGCTGTCGAAGAGATAGATGAAGGGCAGGAGGATCGACACCGCGGCCACGCCGCCGAGACCGGGGAGCATCCCGAAGACGAGCCCGGCGAGCATGCCGGCGAAGAGGGCGGCGAGGCGCGCGGGCTCGAGGAGCGCGGACAGGGCCGGGACGAGATGCTCGAGCACGGGCGGACGCCTCCGTCGGGGGTGCGCAGGGGCGACGCGCCGGGTGGCGCGCCGCCGGCCGGGTCAGAAGCTGACGCCGTACTTCGTGCCGAGCAGGTCTCGCAGGTAGGCGCGAATCTCCGGCGAGGGCCTGAGCGCCGCGAGGAGCGGCCCCTCGACCTCGGACGGCGGGATCAGCGCGTAGCCGCCGACGACCTCGGCGCTTTCCGTCTGGAACTCGGCATCCGCGTTGATCGCCGGGATCGCCGCCTCGAAGGCCGCGATCGCCTCGTCGGGCGTGCCCTCGGGCAGGAAGGCGGTGAGGCCGTAATTGTAGGTCGCCGTGCCCACGGCCTGGAACGCGTCCCAGGCGAGCCCGCTCGGCTCCGCGCCGTCGTTCATCGCCGTGTAGACCTCGTAGACCGAAGGCAGGTCCGGGAAGGCGGGGTCGCGGCCGGTGAGGCGGCCGTCCTCGGCGACGGAGCCGCCCGTCCACAACGGCGTGGCGCGCCCCGCCGCGACCATGTCCACAACCTGCGTCGCGTAGACCGGGGTGAACTGGTAGTCGAAATTCGTTTCCCCCCGCTCGAAGGCGAGGCGGATCGGCCCGCGGCCGGGGAAGCCCAGCACGGTCTTGACGTCGAGGCCGAGCACCTCGAACGACAGGAGCCCCGGCAGGTCGCTCGCCGCGGCCGCGATGCCGCCGTAGATCAGGGGCACGTCCGGGTCCTTCACCTCGGTCGCCTCGGTCACGCCGGTGGTCGGCGAGACGTAGGCGACGGCGCCGAAGGGCAGGCTGTAGCCCGGGCGCATGGCGGCCAGATCGTATTCCACGCCCTCCTGCCCGAGCACGAAGGGATTGGAGGTCGACGAGGTGGTGAACAGGATCGTCAGCCCGTCGGGCTGCGCGTTCTCGGCGAACCAGTTCGCGCCGAGCACCGAGCCGCCGCCGGGACGGTTGACCACCTCGACGTCCGGATTGCCGGGCACGTGGCGCTCCAGGTACTTCTCCAGGAAGCGGGCCGCGACGTCGGTCGCGCCGCCGGGCGAGAACGGCACGATCACCTGGATGC comes from Salinarimonas sp. and encodes:
- a CDS encoding tripartite tricarboxylate transporter permease, giving the protein MLEHLVPALSALLEPARLAALFAGMLAGLVFGMLPGLGGVAAVSILLPFIYLFDSYAGLALLLGAISVIYTSDTITSVLVGAPGSPASAPTAIEGHALAREGKAATALGVGFLASMVGGLFGAVILSLAIPVAGPLVLALGTPELLMFAIVGLVFAAGMVGKDIAVGLAAAAFGILLGTIGAAPAAVDFRFTFGQPYLADGLSLTIVALGLFAVAEVVGMLASGGGISNERAPLGDWREGARAFVRHRWLVVRSALIGVFGGFVPAVGASASTWVAYGHAMRSAKDKSRFGKGEIRGVAAAEGANNATVISDLVPTLLFSVPGGPAAAVFLGALFSFGFYPGPRLVRENPELMYVIVWSVALASVAGALICFAITPLIARLTRIRFAIIAAPLLLIMVAGAYQATQSFGDIAMLLTLGVVGWLMKQADWPRAPVLVGFVLAKPMEQYFWLTVQIHGWAWLLRPGVLVIAALIVVPLLLRLAGLLRARRARAAAAATDGPALAPRKRERRVDTRIGLAFAWLVLLVFGYAAYETLGFAPDSRLLPTLAIVPGLALAAWIVVRDTRHALDEGVVRDPSAIAEIPFLATLLAYGLGVWLVGFDIATVVLLTWILLGCARMRLATGLAYAALILAGIHGMFALMRVSAPAGLLDFAILS